The stretch of DNA GTTCCTAAATAAGCAGTTAATGTAGCACCACCTACTTTAGTGTCTTGTGCAACTTGATCTAATCTATCAGCAGTTAAAAATTTATTTACAGGCACACCGTTTCTTACAGCTAAACGGGTTAATGGTAACATACCAGTATCGCTATGTGCAGCTATAACCATTCCGCTAACATCAGAAGCTGGGCAACCTAAAGCCTCGCTTAAACGGTAGTTAAAACGTGCGCTATCTAAAGCACCACCCATTCCAATAATTTTGTGTTGTGGGTGTTTTGTAGCTTTGTGTACCAAGTAAGTCATGGTATCCATTGGGTTACTTACTACAATTAGAATTACGTTTGGCGAATGTTTAATTAAGTTTTCAGCAACCGAACGAACTATACCAGCATTGATACCGATTAATTCCTCGCGAGTCATACCTGGTTTACGAGGAATACCACTAGTAATTACAGCGATGTCGCTACCTGCAGTTTTTGAATAATCGTTAGTGCTACCAACAATTTTAGTGTCAAAACCATTTAACGATGCACATTGCATTAAATCCATTGCTTTACCTTCAGCAAAATTTTCTTTAATGTCAACTAAAACTACTTCCGATGCAAAATTTTTAATAGCAATGTATTCAGCACAACTAGCGCCTACTGCACCTGCTCCTACCACTGTAACTTTCATAATGTGTTATTTTTTAAGATGAATTTATTGATTTTTTTGGAACGCTAAATTACTGAATTAAAAGTGTTCTTCAAAAAAATGTTGGACATAAATACAACTAATTTGTATCGATAAATCTATTAGATTGGTCTATTTTATTTTTTATTACTTAGCATTAAAGAATGATTTATTTACATTTGTTTTCTTTAAAAAATTAAGTGATTTAGAATGAAAGATTTACTGGATAAATTTGAGAATAAAACGCCCGAAATAGTTTTTGAATGGAACGATGCTGAAACTGAAGCACAAGGTTGGGTAGTAATAAATTCTTTACGTGGAGGTGCTGCAGGGGGTGGTACTCGAATGAGAGCAGGGTTGGATAAAAGAGAGGTGGAGTCGTTAGCTAAAACCATGGAAGTTAAATTTACTGTTGCAGGACCAGCTATTGGTGGAGCAAAATCAGGGATAAATTTCGACCCTAACGATCCACGTAAAAATGGGGTATTAAGAAGATGGTATGCTGCAGTTACACCGTTATTAAAACACTATTATGGTACTGGTGGAGATTTAAATGTGGATGAAATTCATGAAGTTATTCCAATTACCGAAGATTGTGGCGTTTGGCATCCACAAGAAGGTGTGTTTAACGGGCACTTCCAACCTAGGGAAGCACAAAAAATTCACCGAATTGGACAATTGCGTCAAGGTGTTTTAAAAGTGATAGAAGATGCTAAGTTTAGTCCAGAAGTGGCTAATAAATATGTTATTGCCGACATGATTACAGGTTATGGTGTTGCCGAATCGGTTAAACATTATTACGAAGTGTATGGCGGTAATGTGAAAGGAAAACGAGTAATTGTACAAGGTTGGGGAAATGTGGGTTCGGCAGGAGCTTATTATTTAGCACAAGATGGAGCAATAATCGTTGGTATTATTGATAGAGTGGGAGGATTGATTAAAGAGGAAGGATTTACCTTAGAAGAAATTAGAAAGCTTTTTGTAGATAAAGATGGTAATAAATTACATGCCAACAACATGTTATCGTTTGATGAGGTTAATGCTAAAATTTGGGATGTAAAAGCTGATGTTTTTATTCCTTGTGCGGCATCTCGTTTAATTACGAAAGACCAAGTGGACAGAATGATTACTGCAGGTATTGAAGTAATTGCTGCCGGAGCAAATGTTCCTTTTGCAGACAAAGAAATCTTTTTCGGTCCTATTGCTGAATATGCCGATGAAAAAATAAGTATTATACCAGATTTTATCTCAAACTGTGGTATGGCAAGAGTTTTTGCTTATTTAATGAGTAATGATTTGGGTGTTTTATCTGATGAGGAAATTTTTAAAGATACCTCTGAAACCATTAAAAATGCGTTGAAGAAAGCACATGCAAAAAACAACAGCAAATATCACATTGCAAAAACTGCATTCGAAATTGCGTTGAAACAATTAATTTAAATACATTCGTTAAAAATTTAATTTTAAAAATATGGAAATATTTATTGTATTAGTATTCATTTTAGGCTATTTAGCTATTACGTTGGAACATTCTATCAAAGTAGATAAATTGATTCCTGCATTATTAATGATGGCTTTGGCTTGGGCTGGAGTTGCTTTTGGTTTAGACGGTTTTACTTCTTGGTTTGATTCTCATGCTAACAAAATGTTAGAAGGTTTTGGCGTAATGAACCACGAAGAAAAGTTACATTTATTAGAGGGTACATTGTTGCATCATTTTGGTAAAACATGTGAGATTCTAATTTTCTTGGTAGGAGCAATGACTATTGTTGAAATTATTGATCATTTTCAAGGGTTTTCAACCATTAAATCATTTGTTAAAACCAACAAAAAAAGAACATTACTTTGGATAGTTTGTATTTTAGGATTTATCTTATCAGCAATTATTGATAACCTTACAGCAACAATTGTTTTAATAACTATTTTAAGAAAGTTAGTTCCAGAAAACAAAGACAGAATTTGGTATGCTGGTTTAATTATTATTGCTGCAAATGCTGGTGGAGCTTGGTCTCCAATTGGTGATGTTACTACAACCATGTTGTGGATGGGTAAAAAAGTAAGTGCTGGAATGTTGGTAGAATATTTAATTGTACCATCTTTACTTTGTATGGTTGTGCCTGCTTTAATAGCGAGTTTTTTACCAGCATTTAAAGGAACTTTTGATGCTCAAGAAGACGATGCTAAAAATGATAAAAATGGACCTTTAATGCTTTATTTGGGATTAGCTTTAATTGTTTTTGTACCAGTATTTAAAACGATTACACATTTACCTCCTTATGTTGGAATGATGTTATCGTTGGGTATCGTTTCATTAGTGGCTGAAATTATTAGTAACCGAAAATTCAGTATTACAAGTATTGAAGCAGAAGAAAATAGTAGTGAAGCAGCAGGGCATAAATTGAGCCCTACATTTAAAGCATTAACGAAGATTGAAATGCCATCTATCTTATTCTTTTTAGGTATTTTAATGACAGTTGCGGCATTGGAATCGTTAGGATTAATATTCACTTTCGGACAAAGTGTACAAGCATCGATGGATCCAAACATTTTTGTATTGTTGATTGGTGCAGGTTCAGCAGTAATAGATAATGTTCCATTAGTT from Flavobacteriales bacterium encodes:
- a CDS encoding malate dehydrogenase, which gives rise to MKVTVVGAGAVGASCAEYIAIKNFASEVVLVDIKENFAEGKAMDLMQCASLNGFDTKIVGSTNDYSKTAGSDIAVITSGIPRKPGMTREELIGINAGIVRSVAENLIKHSPNVILIVVSNPMDTMTYLVHKATKHPQHKIIGMGGALDSARFNYRLSEALGCPASDVSGMVIAAHSDTGMLPLTRLAVRNGVPVNKFLTADRLDQVAQDTKVGGATLTAYLGTSAWYAPGAAVSAIVQAIACDQKKMVPCSVMLNGEYGQSDICLGAPVILGKGGIEKIVEIELNDAEKAKFKESADAVRVVNGDLAGVLA
- a CDS encoding amino acid dehydrogenase; translated protein: MKDLLDKFENKTPEIVFEWNDAETEAQGWVVINSLRGGAAGGGTRMRAGLDKREVESLAKTMEVKFTVAGPAIGGAKSGINFDPNDPRKNGVLRRWYAAVTPLLKHYYGTGGDLNVDEIHEVIPITEDCGVWHPQEGVFNGHFQPREAQKIHRIGQLRQGVLKVIEDAKFSPEVANKYVIADMITGYGVAESVKHYYEVYGGNVKGKRVIVQGWGNVGSAGAYYLAQDGAIIVGIIDRVGGLIKEEGFTLEEIRKLFVDKDGNKLHANNMLSFDEVNAKIWDVKADVFIPCAASRLITKDQVDRMITAGIEVIAAGANVPFADKEIFFGPIAEYADEKISIIPDFISNCGMARVFAYLMSNDLGVLSDEEIFKDTSETIKNALKKAHAKNNSKYHIAKTAFEIALKQLI
- the nhaD gene encoding sodium:proton antiporter NhaD; its protein translation is MEIFIVLVFILGYLAITLEHSIKVDKLIPALLMMALAWAGVAFGLDGFTSWFDSHANKMLEGFGVMNHEEKLHLLEGTLLHHFGKTCEILIFLVGAMTIVEIIDHFQGFSTIKSFVKTNKKRTLLWIVCILGFILSAIIDNLTATIVLITILRKLVPENKDRIWYAGLIIIAANAGGAWSPIGDVTTTMLWMGKKVSAGMLVEYLIVPSLLCMVVPALIASFLPAFKGTFDAQEDDAKNDKNGPLMLYLGLALIVFVPVFKTITHLPPYVGMMLSLGIVSLVAEIISNRKFSITSIEAEENSSEAAGHKLSPTFKALTKIEMPSILFFLGILMTVAALESLGLIFTFGQSVQASMDPNIFVLLIGAGSAVIDNVPLVAASMGMFDMAVYPLDNHIWHFIAYAAGTGGSMLIIGSAAGVVAMGMEKISFFWYLKSIAWLAAIGYLAGFGFMTLFHS